The genomic region GgtaattaaattacaattgcGCCAAGGACGGTTGTCACCGCAGCGGCGAGGACAATTAAGATGGATTAGCAAGGAGCGGAAAGATTCTAGCTGACGATTGAACAATCCTTGGCCTATTACGTACGATGCGATTGCGCCGATAAATGGATTGTAAACGATCTTCGCCCGAAACCACCGGTGAAGGACAGGAAATATCAGtgaggtttgtgttttttgtccctgttgagaaaatatttctaaTAACGATGTGTAGCAAAATGGATAATAAAGGTATCGCGTTATTAGATTATAGTGTTGACACATTTTTTTCGAATTATGGTTGTTACACTATTAAGAATGATGGAGATTGCTACTGTTTAATAATGGTTTCCGCAATGAAATGTTCATTAACGAGCATAACCTTCCTTATTCCTGGTGTTAAAGTTCCTCATTTCAAGAAGTTCCAATTTtatcttgtttcattttaagcGGTGGAATATTTCAATGCTTTTTTgcatcaaactttttttttaaataatttgtgtaagtttttgttggtacaagtataatattttatataaattgcATTTTGAAAGTTCATGCTAATCCTGGTTGACTGCTTTCTCTACTAAATTCCTCTGGTTAAAAGAATCCCGTTTAAAAGAATTTGTTCAAAAAGCCAAcgtaaatgtaaaataataattcaaatatTCTTATTTAAAGTAACTATATTATGTGATTTTATCCTTAtgcaaatttttaatttgtttgtgaaTCATGacataacattttttatttgattaggTACATGGCTACGTATGTAATTCCTTTCACAAGCCCTTAATGAatgagttcttttttttttgtaatagcTAACGGCTTATACTTCGACTATTTTGAACAAAACTTACCAAAAAGTCAAtgcattaaaatgaaattatttgacattgatgattatttttctttacattattTATCACCTTCTTTACATTATTCATATTATTTATCTTGCAAAATTTTCATAATCGATTCCGATAAAGAATATAATCAGCAGATTTATTGtcttcaattttatttaattaattcaagTAAATTAAAGACTATTTTATTTAAGTAAATTCAAGACAAATGTTCTTATTTGAATGTAATGAGGtgcttgaaaaagaaacatccaaTGTTCATTATTATTTCTCAATCTAGAAAAAGTGCATATTTTTGCAAAGATGCAAAGATCAAAAAGATGCCGCCCATGAGATAGAAAACTATCCTACTCAGGTGGTTTGGCCAATTCGTACAAACTTCATCATCAAAAAGTCTCCCGCAGAAGGATACTAATTCTAATCTTTATTACATAATGCGCCGCTGTTCAAGCGATCCAGACAAGCTTTTCTATAAGAAAAtccaaaagagagaaaaagcagTAGCTTGCAGGACGTGCAACTGGCCACCCGAAGTACCCGTGTGGGTATCAGATGGTCAGCAAATGCGGCGCATGGCGAAAAACGAATCTTAACCGTGGCTCGTTTCAATCGCGGCAAAGCCGGTTGCTGTTTTTCTTGGCTCAGGATTATCTCCACGGGATGTTGCTGGCCTCTTGAAAGCTTACACACGCACTCCATTACACGCACGAACTCGGTGATCCGTGCGTGCCTCCCGGTGTGCTAGCGAATTGAGATCTCCTTTTGGGCTCGGAACGGACACGTCCCgatgggaaaaacaaattggaaTAATTCCTCTTCGGCTTTGCGAGGCGCACACTTGAAAAGACTAATGAATTGCATACGCTCGGGATCGCCCTGTGCGGGTTTCCTTCTCCAGCACTCCAGGGCTTTGCTTCTCACCGATCCCACTTACGCCCGACCTCGGGATAATCTGCTCCCGGAAACCCCGGGATGGTTCTGTTTGCGGTGCTTagtgtggtttgttttgcaagTGATCCTTGTAATCGTTAGAAACATTGCCACCCGTCTGGCCAGTCGGACCACAACAGGGTCTGCCGAGGATAGGCTAAGCTAAAGCTGGACGATGGATTTGGCAGAGGTTTACTTACCATCGCTCAAAACCGCCACGATCCTCGGGTATGCACGAGTCTGCAAGCTGAGGCCTACTCAAGAAAAGGGTAAACTACACACCCAGCACCTTGTTTacgattgttttgatttactTTTGCTGGCTTTAGCGAATTCTGCTCCACTTTCGAGGTAAACAGTGTCCTGGCCTATCGGGAAATGATACGGTGAAAGCAGCGGGCAAGGATAGCCCGATACCGCCATACCTTACAAGAAAGATCTTACAGTAGCATCTTCTTCTAGGCCTGCAATGTCTCCAGTAAAAGAAAGGATGAATGGCAGATTAAACTGTTACCCGGGGCCGATGGACAATGGCAAACTCCTTCGTGCGTTATTTTGTGTAGCATTTATTTGTCCTTTTCTTCGGTTCCTTTACGCTTCGCCCGAAGGCTTCACAATCACGTCTCAAGACGATCGTAGCGCACTCAAGCGTAGGATTGTCTTTTGTTCGCTGAAGTGGCAAAGCGGATGTGTACGGTGTTTGGGCTTTATTTCCAGCGTGCATCGTTCGCTAGGCAGCGCTTTTCCGATCACTTCCTTTCACTTCCAAAAGCAGTCCATTGATCTTCGCTTCTAACGATCGTCGGCGCTGGCGTTTTACTCAATGGGCCATTTTTGTTGGCTTTCTTAAGcgtggtttgtgttttccaaTCGCTTATCCGGTTTTGGGCAAGCGGGTTGATGAAAAGTACAACTAGTTCTCTACACTCATTAGATTTGCCTCATATTCCACTATTTAAAGTACTTTTGAAGTACATTTTTAATAGGTTGGCAGACAAGAAAATTATGaagaaaatcattcaaatcaaTCGATAAATCAATCCCTCAGCATTACGTTCAAATCACTTCTTTTCAATTTAGCTTGAAGTTTTAATCATCTTTATCAGTAACCAGAAATAGTACATAGCAGCCTCAACATAcccaaaaaaataataaagataACACAACATGTTTTAAGCAACTATTCCCCCAAATCCGGCACAAAAACGCAATCTCTGCGCCACAAGGGGATGTAGCTCAGTGGTAGAGCGCTCGCTTCGCATGTGAGAAGTCCCGGGTTCAATCCCCGGCATCTCCAATAGTACCTTTTTATAATGTAATTGAATGgtagaaaaatacaaaaattcaATAAGCATAGTTTTATGGAGTTGAAGTTAATAGTTTAATGAATACACCCTAATAAAAATCATTGGTACAACTTTTAACCAACATGGTCATCCTTTGTAATATGCCACAAATTTGgccatttgatttgtttgcacgtttgtttcaacaaattttaataattttataataTCGGTAGACCAACGTTGGATTTAACAAAAAGGCCTAAGAACTTTACCGCAATATCCCACAAAGTATTGGGATCATTATCTTATTGTTTGCTTGGaatacttttaaagtgctCTTTTAGTTCCACGAGTGCGTTCAAGGCAAGTGATCGATTATCATCAGCACCGTTGCTTATCGGGTGTTCGGAGAAGAGGATGTAATGAATATCTTTCGTGTGCTTGTTTTTGCCAAAACCGAGTTGTCCCCGTAAATCCTGCAGTATCGGTGCATGGTCGGTGCAGGGATATTACCTTTAAAATAAAGGTGAAACTTTTGACAGACTCGTTGCCAAATACGTTGTCGGTAAAACATCTCACAACCCGGGTCATCCCCCGGAGGCATCTCTCCTTCCGTCCATTACGGGCAGATGCGGAAGGATTATCGTTGCAGATGCCACCAAGGGCACCTCAGGTATAGACAATTACACCTCAATAGAGACAAACTGACTGTCCATAGTCGTCGAGATTGCCGTAATGGGAGAGCTGTGGCGACCGGAAGAGCGTGGTACCAGGCAGGAAGCTCTACAGGCGGGAACCCGTTGGGATTGGTTTATGATcatcaacgaaacgaaaatttaattaaactccCAACAAACCGGCAAAGGTTAGCGAGGCAGTTTATTATTTAAACCATTTATTGCCCTCGCGCAATGCATGCCTCAGAAGTTTTCCATCATGCCAAACGCAGCCAACCGTCGTTGTGctcggggaaaggaaaaacggaaaacaagtCCTACCCCTCGCTACGGATAGGTATTACATTAAAGTTTGATTAAAACGTCTCGTATTACGCACAGATCGGCGGCCATTTGTATTGGCTCGGTTGGTCGTAGGGAAATTACGGTTCACGGCTGGTGAAAATGGATGATACCAGAATAGAACGCCGCCCTCTTTGGAAACCCCAAGCGAAATAACGATTGTCGAGGGTTAGGGAAATGTATGTCGGCCATGTTCTGAAGGTTAGTACTGGCTCCCTTTATTCTTCCCCTTCGTTCACAggggatgatgacgatgatcgtGACAGTTGATACTGTTTGCCAGGATTGCTGACGGTTTGTTCATCTTCCACCCTGTTTGTGATGGGTTGCTTTGATTGTTTGCTgatgtttatttcaatttatcaaATAGAGGACTATTCGGTTAGTATGGTGGCTTTCCGGTTTTGATTCTCCAGGACCAGCTGCTGCACAATACTCTCTCTTTGATGTGTCTCTCCCCTAGTAGTACACGGTACAAAAAAAGTTGGCGATAAGTGTGGTTTTTCGAGGGATAAATAGCAATTACATCGTTTCTTCAATGCACTGTTTAGGCAATGTTTCAGTAATAAAAGTATTTGCCTTGAAAAAACTAATTACGCTTTCACATTCGACAATTCTGTAATTGAACGTGTGCAAAAATCACTATACTTTTTAATACCGAAATATTGATTGTAAgtgcatttgaaaaatattccatcATCATGAGGGTTATGTTAAAAAAAGCctctaaaatgaaaaaaggactTAGTTAATTTCATGAAAACGGCGATTTAATACCCATTTAAAGTACTACTTCtatattttgcaaaaaaaaatattttctttatacATATATTTACTTAGCCTAAGCGTGGTTTAGCGAGcgtaaaaatcaataaaaaaaatttcgtTTATGaacatttgtatttttatacaCATTTGCGCTAGATTACATAAGTGGTCAAAATGATTTTATAAGGCTCCAAGTAGTAACTTATTTGTGAGGTTGAGTGTGTTACTTCCAGTAGCTTAAATCAGTTCAAAAGTATAATAACAAAATACGCGAAAACTTTTATGCTTATTCAGTTTGAGCACTTAGTGCAAAAGAACATTATCCTTCGAAgagcaaaatgttttttgaaccaTACCATAAGCTAATAACTTCACAGTCGCTTTTATCATCTTGCATGATCTCCTTTCGTTCGGTCGTTACAGCTTCCTTGCATTTTCATGTCGGAAGCGTACTGTAAATACACATTTGCCGACAGTGCTATCTAGGGAGAAAATGCATTACATAGCGAGTCACGCAAACATGGTCTTGTACACAGACAAAGTGCTTTTATAGAAGCAGTGCGGTCATATTTGTACTTGGTGCATCTTGGTATTCTATTGGCAAAGTTTTGCTCTGTAAGAACCGTATTCTGAACATTTCGCTGGGGAGAGGAAGAAGCTTTATAAAAATAAGCTATTGAAGTTTAATATCTACcacattcgttttgtttcaacattGGTTTattattgaataatttaatgaaagtaaattatcaatatttttaaacttattgATGTCCGAGCataatttgatttttcccatttatgttattgtttgattttaaaaatatttcaatgaaaTCTGTGTGTCATATATGCAAAACGTACTGGAAAGAATGTGCATACAGCTCTTAACCATCGCGCAATTGCAAATGCTCCCGGACAATCTAGATAGCAATGAAGTGAAACAGTCCTATGCGAAGGGCCGGCGAGCCGGATGAAACAAGTGACCCACGGATTGCACTTTCACGATCACTCGAACCGATCGCGACCGGTTTTACTGCGGTTCGCCTTTGCGGAGCGAGGCGGTATTTGTTTGGGGACGGCGTGTGGGGAACAGTGTGCGATCGTCGTGGGACAAAAACGGCACCCGATCGCATCCAGGCACGCAGTCGACGGACAACCACGCTACGGTGAGGTTTTGGTGTAATCTTTTGTGCGCTTTTAAATTGTTCGTCATTAAAACCCACGGCGATGGCGGCTTGCAAGATTGATCTGACGCTCGAGAACGGCTACAAGATGCCGGCGCTGGGATTTGGAACTTGGCGGGTAAGTGAGTGTTGGGGGGTTTAGATAACCGAACGGTTAGGAGGAGAGGAACGGGTGTACATGGAGATCCGTACATTCCGAACGTGAATAGTGTCAAGTACTTAATAgattgttcgttcgttttacaTCTCCTGTTTTGTGTCCCGAAAACAGGCTCCGGACGATGAAGTGGAGAAAGCGCTAAATGAAGCCCTCGAAGCAGGATACCGACACATCGATTGTGCACCGGTGTACCTAAATGAGCCCACGATCGGACGAGTGCTGCGCCAGTGGCTCGACAGCGGCCGGGTAACGCGCGACGAGCTGTTCATCGTTACCAAGCTGCCCCCACACGGTACGGTACTTAAAAGGTTTTTGTTGGTGTCAGCCATTTCTTGCGACGTTTCGGCACCGAGCAATTTGTTGATTATACATAAACATATATTTAATGACGTTCTTCAACAGGCACTCGAGCGGCGACGGTTGAAAAGTTTCTCAAACGATCGTTGACCGATCTTCAGCTCGATTACGTCGATCTCTACCTGGTGCATGTGCCGTTCACCGTGCCCGAAGTGGACGGACCCTTCCTGACCGACGCCAACGGGGAGCTGGTGCTCGAAACAACGACGGACCATGTTGCCCTGTGGAAGGTACGTACCAACCGCGCCGCTTATTAACATCACATTCGAACCCGTTCGGTCGGTTCGGCGTTTCACCCAAATTcgttattcaaatttttactTCCTCTCGCTGGTTTTTGGAAGATGATTTCGTACCCTTGGGTACGAATGGGTACGATTTCCGCCTGTCTCGAACTAATTAAAACGGTGCTTTCACTGattattataaaaatgaaaaggaattCATATTGGACAtctataaaagaaaaagtgcaATGAACCCATTTTGGGTTTGCTAGCCGTTTCGGTTGAATGGAACTGATATAACATTCGGTCAAACTTTCTATTAGCAAATCATTTTAGACAAGACCGTCATCGGTAAATTAAATTGTGACCCCAGGATTAGAGATAACCTTGAGGGATGAATGTCACCCTGACGATGCAAACACCCttcaaaattaaagaaaaaggaagtCAAACGTGATTATCGGTTCTAAAACGACCCACCAGAGCTGTTGTACAGTGCCGGCATTTGGACAATCTTTGTGCTCACAGATCATAATTGTGACAACATATTTAATGTTAGCAAATCATTAAAATTACTATATATTATAACCGAATTGCAACAAATATGATAcacaatatgtttttcatttgaattggGAAACACTGCAAACGTAGGATAAAGGcgttaataattaattttacaacAGACAATCAAAACATATCAATTGTACCGTCTTACACCAACCCAAAAGACGTCGGTCCCTTCCGGTCGTTCTCGAGGGATACACGTTACAAACCCAACGCACCTCCTTCAATCAACGCAACTATTAACAAATCCCATCGGTTTCGGCTTACACAAGCTGCAACGGGAACGCCCTAGGGTTTGGCAAACGGTCCGGTACACGGTTCTCATCCCTAGCTGCCCTAGCAAGAAGCAGCGTGCTCGTTTCAGTCTCGTTTGATCTCGTTTACTTCCGGAACAATTTGACTCGCCCGGTAAATGATACCTCCGCCGGTGCACTTTGGGAATCTCCCCTTGAGTTTGCCAATCCGTGCATCGTGCAGGAACTGGAAAGCGTTCCTACATCAAAAAAGTCAATCTGAGTCGGGATGAGTCCCGACCGGCGAACAAATACCAAACCGACAACAAACAGACAACACAACCGCCCTGCGTACCCGGAACGTGCGTCTTAAGAAGGGTGCGTTACcgcaaacaataaacaatcatCATTGTAGCAGCCACTTTGGCGTGTccctgtttttccattttcctattttcgcCATTTTGTCCCCTGTTTCGCTCTCGAAAACCTTCTCCACATATCTTCCTAACATCTACCGCATCTTCTTTCGCCAGAGCATGGAAGCGGTCGCCGATGCCGGTCTCGCACGCAGCATAGGCGTATCGAATTTCAACCAGCGGCAACTACAGAGAGTGCTGGATAATTGCCGAATTAAGCCGGCCAACTTGCAGGTAAGACAGGGAGCTCCAGCGGTGATCAGCAGTTCGCTACTGTTAAATCCGAGCGGATGAGCTTTTTGAGCCACAGCTCTTGGCCATGTGGTCGATGCGGGAAAATTTTAC from Anopheles coustani chromosome 3, idAnoCousDA_361_x.2, whole genome shotgun sequence harbors:
- the LOC131261534 gene encoding 1,5-anhydro-D-fructose reductase → MAACKIDLTLENGYKMPALGFGTWRAPDDEVEKALNEALEAGYRHIDCAPVYLNEPTIGRVLRQWLDSGRVTRDELFIVTKLPPHGTRAATVEKFLKRSLTDLQLDYVDLYLVHVPFTVPEVDGPFLTDANGELVLETTTDHVALWKSMEAVADAGLARSIGVSNFNQRQLQRVLDNCRIKPANLQIENHIYLQQNELVKFCKANGVTVTAYSPLGSKGIEKLLNREVPDLLDNPAVKEIAQRTGKTAAQVLLRHLLQRGIATIPKSTNADRLRQNIALFDFELSSDDMVKLNGLDQNIRICDFGFFPGITKHPEFPFIVAS